Part of the Oncorhynchus mykiss isolate Arlee chromosome 12, USDA_OmykA_1.1, whole genome shotgun sequence genome, AATAGGCCATTTGCCTCATGATGTGTTGATAAGAAACTAAAAGGTAGCATTGTTTCCAGGCTCCCTGTTTTTCACAAGGCCACAGGAATACTTGTTTAATTTACTATGAAATTATCATATTGACAGGTAATAATATATCACACAGTTTCCAGTCAAtttctcactcactccctcttccactctcttccACTCTCAGCCTCTGGATGAGACCAGTCAGATGAGTGACCTGCCTGTGAAGGTGATCCATGTAGATAGTGGGAAGATCCTGACGGGGCTGGATGCGCCCCGGGCTGGCCAGCTGGACACCTGGCTGGAGATGAACCCTGGGTCAGTTAAACACAGCTAGCTAGAACACACGCTTGTTTACCCAGACTgtgggaataataataataatgacggCGACACGAGCCTGAGGAATGTGAAATACCATTTTCCTTTGGAAAGGATGAACATTGTACAATTCTAAATGTCTTTCACACTGTTGCTTAGCCATAAGTACATAAACACTGTCATCTCAAAACAATTTCATCGGGCATCACAACTAATCATTAAAACTTGTCTCCTGCAGGTATGAAGTGGCTCCTCGTTCAGACAGCGAGGACAGTggctcagaggaagaggaggtatgtACCTTACAGAGACCGCAATGCTGTGCTTACCCCCCACTTTCCCCTTTAATATATGTATATCGTAAACCTCAAGTCACCTTTAAATAAATGTAAGCAGACCGCTGTGGATGAGACCTTGCGTGTGGAGTCTGTTCAGAGGCGTACCACTCTTGCCTTGGGCTATCAGAAACTAGGCCATTGCCAAGCCCAAACTAATGTAACCCTTTCTCTGCATTGTGTACTATAAAGCTTATATTAATGTAAATCAAAACATATTGTGCGGTAAATATCTTTACTGGAACAGAGATCTTTTCCAGATAAATCTTAATCCTGACCAGTTCATGGGACAAGCTGTGTTCTAGTTTCCATAAAGAATATTTTATTCCGATTCGATAACGTCTTTTGACTTGACCTTAGCTGAGACAATTTGAGCCAGGCTGTGTGGCGTCTGTATCTGAGTCCATCCTCTTGCTCCGCACCcctcaggaggaagaggaggagcccCAGCCCTCCCAGGCTCCCACTGAGGAGAAAAAGAAAATCCCAGACCCCGACACAGAGGACGTGTCCGAGGTCGACGCCCGCTACATCATCGAAGGAGCCAAGCAGGATGTGGATGATGAGTATAACAGTGCCGAGGCGGCGTTCGCCCGAGGCCTGCAGTCATACTATGCTGTGGCCCACGCCGTCACTGAGACGGTGGACAAACAGTCCACACTGCTGGTCAACGGGCAGCTCAAACATTACCAGGTACACAGTCTACCCACGTCACAGTAACATGATTTCCCATACACAATGCACGCTGTAGTGTTTCATTACCTTTCACAATGCTTACAAGAAGTAACGAGGTCAAAAAAAGAAGAGATAACACCTGACCAAAGCCATGTGTACCTGATGACCATGTGAGACAGTAGAATGACTGGTTTGTGTCCCTCTCACATCTAAGATCAAGGGCTTGGAGTGGCTGGTGTCTCTGTACAACAACAACCTGAATGGGATCCTGGCTGATGAGATGGGTCTGGGCAAGACCATCCAGACCATCGGCCTCATCACCTACCTCATGGAGCACAAGCGCATCAACGGCCCCTTCCTCATCATCGTGCCCCTCTCGTGagtccctctgcctctcctttcCTCTAGTCACTTCTCTGCTCCTTTATAGACCGGGGATGATGCAGTATTTCTGTTGTTTCAATCGAGATGTTCTGTAATTATACAGATACAAGCCCAGAAGGGCTGTTATAGGTATTTTCCACAGTCATCGATATTTTTGCCTTGTTTTATGTCAGTGCGACCTTGAGGTGGACAGAGAAAGTGTATGTTTATCCATTTATCTCCCGTCTTTGTTTTCAGAACTCTGTCCAACTGGGTGTATGAGTTTGATAAGTGGGCTCCAACGGTGGTGAAAGTCTCTTACAAAGTGAGTAGCCCCTTTCAACCCTTCTTCCAGGGTGAAGTTTGACAATTGCATAGTAGGCAGTCCGCATGTACATGTGAATATCCTTTGATTACAGTGTTCTGTAGATGTCAAGTTGATGTGTGTTCTACTATGTCTCTGTCCAGGGCTCCCCACAAGCTCGCCGGGCATTCCTCCCCATCCTGCGCAGCGGCAAGTTCAACGTACTGCTCACCACCTACGAGTACATCATCAAAGACAAGCAAGTGCTGGCTAAGGTAGGGACCCACCTCTTCAAATCACCCTGTGCAATAGTACACCGCCTTAGAAATGGCCCTAGTCAGACAGGTGAACCTATGGAAACTTCCATGTCATCTTCTCATGCCACGGTACTCTTTCCCTCTCAGCTGCGATGGAAGTACATGATAGTGGACGAGGGCCACCGTATGAAAAACCACCACTGTAAGCTGACTGTGGTTCTGAACACCCACTACCTGGCCCCGCGGCGTCTGCTGCTGACCGGCACCCCGCTGCAGAACAAGCTGCCGGAGCTCTGGGCCCTGCTCAACTTCCTGCTGCCGACCATCTTCAAGTCCTGCACAACCTTCGAGCAGTGGTTCAACGCCCCCTTCGCCATGACCGGAGAGAAGGTGAGTTAGTCAGGGCCGTGGGGAAGGTGAGTTAGTCAGGGCCGTGGGGAAGGTGAGTTAGTCAGGGCCGTGGGGAAGTTGAGTTAGTCAGGGCCGTGGGGAAGGTGAGTTAGTCAGGGCCGTGGGGAAGGTGAGTTAGTCAGGGCCGTGGGGAAGGTGAGTTAGTCAGGGCCGTGGGGAAGGTGAGTTAGTCAGGGCCGTGGGGAAGGTGAGTTAGTCAGGGCCATGGGGAAGGTGAGTTAGTCATGACCGGAGAAAAGGTGAGTTAGTCAGGGCCGTGGAGAAGGTGAGTTAGTCAGGGCTGTGGGGAAGGTGAGTTAGTCATGACCGGAGAGAAGGTGAGTTAGTCAGGGCCGTGGAGAAGGGTGTTCTGGAGACATTGGGGTCATCATGGCTGGactcttacacccccccccccccccccccccccccctccctctctctcgaccccAGGTGGATCTGAACGAGGAAGAGACCATCCTGATTATCCGTCGTTTGCACAAAGTGCTCCGCCCCTTCCTGCTGCGCAGACTGAAAAAGGAAGTGGAGTCCCAGCTGCCTGAGAAGGTCTGACTCCTGTCAATCACTTGACTTTCAGTAGCCAAGGACAATGAAGATCAATCAATTGATTATTTGATTCTTTCTgttctctcgtgtgtgtgtgtgtgtgtgtgtgtgttccccaggTGGAGTATGTGATCAAGTGTGACATGTCGGCCCTGCAGAGAGTGCTGTACAGACACATGCAGGCTAAGGGTGTGCTGCTCACCGACGGCTCTGAGAAAGACAAGAAGGTAAGGAGGAGTAGAGAACCCCCTCACTGCTCTCCATACACCCCCTAACAACTGACTGGGGGTCAGTTATACTGGGCTGTTTAGATGGGTACTACAGGATGACTAAGTGCAGAGTGTTGTGTTTCAGGGTAAAGGAGGCACCAAGACCCTGATGAACACCATCATGCAGCTGAGGAAGATCTGTAACCATCCCTACATGTTCCAGCAGATCGAGGTACAGTGCAAGGGCCCACCTCAACTCCTCCATGAATTGAGAAGAGATGTTGACTGAAGTGTAAGATTGTGTTTATAGCTTCTCATTTTAACCGAAAAGTTGTGATTCGTCTGTTCACAGGAGTCCTTCTCTGAGCATTTGGGATTCACTGGAGGCGTAGTGTCTGGGTAAGCAAAGCATCTGCTGACGTTGCATGTTGATGCTTCATGGTGCTGTGGTTGATCTTACTATGTGTGGCGCGTTCCCTCATCCACCCCTCTGTTCTCATCCCCTGCCTCCTCCAGACCTGATCTGTACCGCGCCGCTGGGAAGTTTGAGCTGCTAGACCGTATCCTGCCCAAGCTGATGGTCACCGACCACAAGGTCCTGCTCTTCTGTCAGATGACTTCCACCATGACCATCATGGAGGACTACTTTGGCTGGCGCAACTTTAAGTACCTGCGTCTGGATGGTGAGAGGCGGGATAGGATAGTTATTTTGGCTGGTGCTGGGAAAATAAATTCAAGACAAATTCCAGAAGTACTTTGTACTATGAGAAATACAGAACTATGTGTAGGGTTTGTTTTGTACTTGTAGTATGCAGTTTAATAGAACACAATGGCTCAACATTGTGATGTGGGGAGGCTGGTGTACGTTCACGAGCTCATGTTACTTGCATCCCTCCTGCTGTTGTCTTGGTAACTAACACCATTGGTCGTTGTCCATAGGAACCACCAAGGCTGAGGATCGTGGGATGCTTTTGAAGACCTTCAATGACCCCGCCTCTCAGTACTTTGTGTTCCTGCTCAGCACCAGGGCCGGCGGGCTGGGCCTCAACCTTCAGTCTGCTGACACTGTGGTCATCTTTGACTCCGACTGGAACCCACATCAGGTTCAGCTCATTACCCTCTACTGTCTGATCTAGGAATCTCACTGGAGTTATTGATATATATTTAGAAAACAGCTAGGATTAGTGGCTATTGAGGTGATTTTGTGAGGTAACATAGCCAACTCCCATGTCCTGCCCTCCCCCTAACTCTGATcactcacccctctctttctctctccctcccctgtacAGGATCTGCAGGCCCAGGACAGAGCCCACCGTATCGGGCAGCGGAACGAGGTGCGTGTGTTGCGTCTCTGCACCGTTCAAAGTGTGGAGGAGAAGATCCTGGCGGCGGCCAAGTACAAGCTGAACGTGGACCAGAAGGTCATCCAGGCCGGCATGTTCGACCAGAAGTCGTCGAGTCACGAGCGCCGTGCCTTCCTGCAGGCCATCCTGGAGCATGAGGAACAGGACGAGGTCGGGGCCCCGGGGGGCTGGCGCGCTGGGGGGGCGTTGGTGGGTGTGATCATGACCGTCCACCACACTACCCAACCACCCACACGCCTCCCTACCATTTAACCTTTCTTtacttttctctcctcctcctcctctctaccttctggATTTAGGGGTTGTTCCTTTTTTTAGGTTTGgtttcccctcttctcctcttcctgcgTTTTCTTTAAAAATgcaactttttatttatttaattacgGTCTTGTATAATAACATAGAACAGACTTCCAGCTAGGACGGCTACTATCTATACAGTTAGTAGGAGCAGTGGTTTCCTGGTAGACGTATGCATCACACATATTGTAGGAGATTTACTCCAATACATCATGTGCTACATATTACAATGCACTTTATATGATACTAACATAACTGTTAAGCATTCAATAATTCTAGTTCAGAGACTGAGGCACCACTAACAGCCCTGTGTTCACCCTTTCTATTGTCTACAGGAGGAGGACGAGGTGCCTGATGATGAGACCGTCAACCAGATGATTGCCAGAAGCGAGGAGGAGTTTGACCAGTTCATGGTCAGTCCCATAGTTCTTCAGGATTTACAGAAATGTAGTCCGAGTCTTGCTTGAGGCAACTGGAGGCTTCACGGTCAACCTCTAGACTGAAGACTGCCCTGTTGGAGGCTTTGACACAACCTCAAGTCTGACATAAAATGACACCCATGCATAGACTTAAGATGGAAATCTACCATTCTTCAACTGTTGTTTCCCCCTCTTTTCTTACACTGTACCTCCCCCTTCCAGCGTATGGACCTGGACCGGCGCCGCGAGGACGCCCGCAACCCCAAGAGAAAGCCCCGTCTGATGGAGGATGACGAGCTGCCCACCTGGATCCTAAAGGATGATGCCGAGGTGGAGAGGCTcacctgtgaggaggaggaggagaagatgttTGGTCGCGGCTCTCGCCAGCGTAAGGAGGTGGACTACAGCGACTCACTCACAGAGAAGCAGTGGCTCAAGGTCGACTATCCAGCTGTTGTAGTTGAAAAATGATTTAACTAATAATTGAAAGTCCTATAACTGAGATCTATGGTCTATGACCTGCAATGCTGATGTGTGGTTCCCCCTCCAACAGGCCATAGAGGACGGTAATCTGGAGGACCTTGAGGAGGAGGTGCGTCACAAGAAGACGACCCGGAAGCGCAAGCGAGACCGTGACGACATGCCCGGCTCGGCCACGCCCAGCTCCAGCGGTGGTCGCAGCCGTGACAAGGATGAGGAGGTCAAGAAGGCCAAGAAACGCGGGCGCCCTCCGGCTGAAAAACTGTCCCCTAACCCCCCATCCCTCACCAAGAAGATGAAGAAGGTGGTGGACACTGTCATCAAGTACAAGGACGGGTGAGTTGGTGGGCTCCTATGTCTGGATGACAACTCAGTGAAGATCAGCACATGacaacatacacaaacacaacctGTTTTGTCATGTAACGGTCAGAGCAGAGCATGTTGAGGTGGACTAATCCCGGAGTTTCCCTGTTCTCCTATTTCACAGCAGCAATGGGCGCCAGCTGAGTGAAGTCTTCATCCAGCTGCCCTCCCGCAAGGAGTTGCCTGAGTACTACGAGCTCATCCGCAAACCTGTCGACTTCAGGAAGATTAAGGTATGGTGCTAACCCTTTAATGTATCGGTTAtaagactaaatcaaatcaaactttttgtcacatgctccgactATAACAAGtttagaccttactgtgaaatgcttacttacaagcccttaaccaacagtgcagttcaagaagagttaagaaaatatttaccaaataaactaaagtaataaatataacaataaaataacaataacgaggctatatacgggggcgctggtaccgagtcagtgtgcggtggtacaggttagttgaggtaatttgtacatgtaggtaggggtgaagtgactatgcatagataataaatagtgagtagcagcagtgtacaaaacaaatggagggaagaggggggtgtTAATGTAAATAGTCAGGTGGCCATTTGACgaactgtttagcagtcttatggcttggggggtagtagctgttaagaagccttttgatCCTGGACTtgtcgctccggtaccgcttgccgtgtggtagcagagaaaacagtctaggacttgggtgactgttgtctctgacaatttgatgggctttcttctgacaccgcctattatataggtcctgtaTGGCATAAAGCTTGGCCCACTgatgtacacactaccctctgtagcgccttagggtcagatgccgagcagtagccataccaggcggtgatgcaaccggtcaggttgctcttgatggtgcagctgtagaaccttttgaggatctagggtcccatgccaaatcttttcagactccttaggggaaataggttttgtcgtgccctcttcatgactgtcttggtgtgtttggaccatgatagtttgttggtgacgtggacaccaaggaacttgaaactctcgacccgctccactacagttaATGAGGGCCTGTCCGGACCgttttttcctgtagtccataatcagctcctttctcttgctcttgctctctgacctcttccctataggctgtctcaccgTTGTTGGtattcaggcctaccactgttgtcgtcagcaaacttaattatggtgttggagtacaggagggaactaagtacacacccctgaggggtcccagtgttgaggatcagcgcggCAGACGtagtgttacctacccttaccacctggaggcggcccgtcaggaagtccaggatccagttgcagagggaggtgtttagtcccagggtccttagtttagtgatgagctttgtgggcactaagGTGTTGAACACtacgctgtagtcaatgaacagcattctcacataggtgttccttttgttcaggtgggtagcacttcatggctaccaacgtgagtgctacggggtggtaatcatttaggcaggttaccttcgcttccttgggcacagggactatggtggtctgcttgaaacatatatgtattacagactcggtcaaggAGAGGTTGAGAAATGTCAGTTAAgtcacttgacagttggtccatgCATTCTGTGAGTACacctcctggtaatccgtctggcaccgcggctttgtgaatgttgacctgtttaaaggtcttactcacatcagctaccgagagcattatcacacagtcatccagaacagctggttctCTCGTGCATACTTcattgttgcttgcctcgaagcaagcattaaaggcatttagctcgtc contains:
- the LOC110538485 gene encoding transcription activator BRG1 isoform X3, giving the protein MSTPDPPMGGTPRPGPSPGPGPSPGAMRGPSPSPGSAHSMMGPSPGPPASGHSHPQQGPSGYPQENMHQMHKPMEGMHEKGMSDDPRYGPMKNMGMRPGGGHIGMGPPPSPMDQHSQGYPSPLGGSEHSPSPVPANGPPAGPMMPSGPGVPMEGGDPQSMGQQNRVGVPGPSGGSGPGGVGPGGPTPFNQNQLHQLRAQIMAYKMLARSQPLPDHLQMAVQGKRPMPGMQQQTGMPNMSPSSGPGAGPGQPPANYNRPHGMVGPNMPPPGPSGVPPGMQGQPTNGPPKQWPEGPMVNAAAPSSAPQKLIPPQPTGRPSPAPPSVPPAASPVMPPQTQSPGQPLQPPPMVLHQKQNRITPIQKPRGLDPVEILQEREYRLQARITHRIQELEHLPGSLAGDLRTKANIELKALRLLNFQRQLRQEVVVCMRRDTALETALNAKAYKRSKRQSLREARITEKLEKQQKIEQERKRRQKHQEYLNSILQHAKDFKEYHRSITAKLQKATKAVATYHANTEREQKKENERIEKERMRRLMAEDEEGYRKLIDQKKDKRLAYLLQQTDEYVANLTDLVRAHKADQALKDKKKKKKKKKKPESGEGQPPALGPDGEPLDETSQMSDLPVKVIHVDSGKILTGLDAPRAGQLDTWLEMNPGYEVAPRSDSEDSGSEEEEEEEEEPQPSQAPTEEKKKIPDPDTEDVSEVDARYIIEGAKQDVDDEYNSAEAAFARGLQSYYAVAHAVTETVDKQSTLLVNGQLKHYQIKGLEWLVSLYNNNLNGILADEMGLGKTIQTIGLITYLMEHKRINGPFLIIVPLSTLSNWVYEFDKWAPTVVKVSYKGSPQARRAFLPILRSGKFNVLLTTYEYIIKDKQVLAKLRWKYMIVDEGHRMKNHHCKLTVVLNTHYLAPRRLLLTGTPLQNKLPELWALLNFLLPTIFKSCTTFEQWFNAPFAMTGEKVDLNEEETILIIRRLHKVLRPFLLRRLKKEVESQLPEKVEYVIKCDMSALQRVLYRHMQAKGVLLTDGSEKDKKGKGGTKTLMNTIMQLRKICNHPYMFQQIEESFSEHLGFTGGVVSGPDLYRAAGKFELLDRILPKLMVTDHKVLLFCQMTSTMTIMEDYFGWRNFKYLRLDGTTKAEDRGMLLKTFNDPASQYFVFLLSTRAGGLGLNLQSADTVVIFDSDWNPHQDLQAQDRAHRIGQRNEVRVLRLCTVQSVEEKILAAAKYKLNVDQKVIQAGMFDQKSSSHERRAFLQAILEHEEQDEVGAPGGWRAGGALEEDEVPDDETVNQMIARSEEEFDQFMRMDLDRRREDARNPKRKPRLMEDDELPTWILKDDAEVERLTCEEEEEKMFGRGSRQRKEVDYSDSLTEKQWLKAIEDGNLEDLEEEVRHKKTTRKRKRDRDDMPGSATPSSSGGRSRDKDEEVKKAKKRGRPPAEKLSPNPPSLTKKMKKVVDTVIKYKDGNGRQLSEVFIQLPSRKELPEYYELIRKPVDFRKIKERIRSHKYRSLNDLEKDVMLLCSNAQTFNLEGSLIYEDSIVLQSVFTSVRQKIEKEKEEESEGEDSEEEEEEVDEGSESESRSVKVKIKLGRKEKEGRGKGQRRRGRGSRAKPVVSDDDSEEEQEEAGSASGSEED
- the LOC110538485 gene encoding transcription activator BRG1 isoform X1 codes for the protein MSTPDPPMGGTPRPGPSPGPGPSPGAMRGPSPSPGSAHSMMGPSPGPPASGHSHPQQGPSGYPQENMHQMHKPMEGMHEKGMSDDPRYGPMKNMGMRPGGGHIGMGPPPSPMDQHSQGYPSPLGGSEHSPSPVPANGPPAGPMMPSGPGVPMEGGDPQSMGQQNRVGVPGPSGGSGPGGVGPGGPTPFNQNQLHQLRAQIMAYKMLARSQPLPDHLQMAVQGKRPMPGMQQQTGMPNMSPSSGPGAGPGQPPANYNRPHGMVGPNMPPPGPSGVPPGMQGQPTNGPPKQWPEGPMVNAAAPSSAPQKLIPPQPTGRPSPAPPSVPPAASPVMPPQTQSPGQPLQPPPMVLHQKQNRITPIQKPRGLDPVEILQEREYRLQARITHRIQELEHLPGSLAGDLRTKANIELKALRLLNFQRQLRQEVVVCMRRDTALETALNAKAYKRSKRQSLREARITEKLEKQQKIEQERKRRQKHQEYLNSILQHAKDFKEYHRSITAKLQKATKAVATYHANTEREQKKENERIEKERMRRLMAEDEEGYRKLIDQKKDKRLAYLLQQTDEYVANLTDLVRAHKADQALKDKKKKKKKKKKPESGEGQPPALGPDGEPLDETSQMSDLPVKVIHVDSGKILTGLDAPRAGQLDTWLEMNPGYEVAPRSDSEDSGSEEEEEEEEEPQPSQAPTEEKKKIPDPDTEDVSEVDARYIIEGAKQDVDDEYNSAEAAFARGLQSYYAVAHAVTETVDKQSTLLVNGQLKHYQIKGLEWLVSLYNNNLNGILADEMGLGKTIQTIGLITYLMEHKRINGPFLIIVPLSTLSNWVYEFDKWAPTVVKVSYKGSPQARRAFLPILRSGKFNVLLTTYEYIIKDKQVLAKLRWKYMIVDEGHRMKNHHCKLTVVLNTHYLAPRRLLLTGTPLQNKLPELWALLNFLLPTIFKSCTTFEQWFNAPFAMTGEKVDLNEEETILIIRRLHKVLRPFLLRRLKKEVESQLPEKVEYVIKCDMSALQRVLYRHMQAKGVLLTDGSEKDKKGKGGTKTLMNTIMQLRKICNHPYMFQQIEESFSEHLGFTGGVVSGPDLYRAAGKFELLDRILPKLMVTDHKVLLFCQMTSTMTIMEDYFGWRNFKYLRLDGTTKAEDRGMLLKTFNDPASQYFVFLLSTRAGGLGLNLQSADTVVIFDSDWNPHQDLQAQDRAHRIGQRNEVRVLRLCTVQSVEEKILAAAKYKLNVDQKVIQAGMFDQKSSSHERRAFLQAILEHEEQDEVGAPGGWRAGGALEEDEVPDDETVNQMIARSEEEFDQFMRMDLDRRREDARNPKRKPRLMEDDELPTWILKDDAEVERLTCEEEEEKMFGRGSRQRKEVDYSDSLTEKQWLKAIEDGNLEDLEEEVRHKKTTRKRKRDRDDMPGSATPSSSGGRSRDKDEEVKKAKKRGRPPAEKLSPNPPSLTKKMKKVVDTVIKYKDGSNGRQLSEVFIQLPSRKELPEYYELIRKPVDFRKIKERIRSHKYRSLNDLEKDVMLLCSNAQTFNLEGSLIYEDSIVLQSVFTSVRQKIEKEKEEESEGEDSEEEEEEVDEGSESESRSVKVKIKLGRKEKEGRGKGQRRRGRGSRAKPVVSDDDSEEEQEEAGSASGSEED
- the LOC110538485 gene encoding transcription activator BRG1 isoform X4 — protein: MSTPDPPMGGTPRPGPSPGPGPSPGAMRGPSPSPGSAHSMMGPSPGPPASGHSHPQQGPSGYPQENMHQMHKPMEGMHEKGMSDDPRYGPMKNMGMRPGGGHIGMGPPPSPMDQHSQGYPSPLGGSEHSPSPVPANGPPAGPMMPSGPGVPMEGGDPQSMGQQNRVGVPGPSGGSGPGGVGPGGPTPFNQNQLHQLRAQIMAYKMLARSQPLPDHLQMAVQGKRPMPGMQQQTGMPNMSPSSGPGAGPGQPPANYNRPHGMVGPNMPPPGPSGVPPGMQGQPTNGPPKQWPEGPMVNAAAPSSAPQKLIPPQPTGRPSPAPPSVPPAASPVMPPQTQSPGQPLQPPPMVLHQKQNRITPIQKPRGLDPVEILQEREYRLQARITHRIQELEHLPGSLAGDLRTKANIELKALRLLNFQRQLRQEVVVCMRRDTALETALNAKAYKRSKRQSLREARITEKLEKQQKIEQERKRRQKHQEYLNSILQHAKDFKEYHRSITAKLQKATKAVATYHANTEREQKKENERIEKERMRRLMAEDEEGYRKLIDQKKDKRLAYLLQQTDEYVANLTDLVRAHKADQALKDKKKKKKKKKPESGEGQPPALGPDGEPLDETSQMSDLPVKVIHVDSGKILTGLDAPRAGQLDTWLEMNPGYEVAPRSDSEDSGSEEEEEEEEEPQPSQAPTEEKKKIPDPDTEDVSEVDARYIIEGAKQDVDDEYNSAEAAFARGLQSYYAVAHAVTETVDKQSTLLVNGQLKHYQIKGLEWLVSLYNNNLNGILADEMGLGKTIQTIGLITYLMEHKRINGPFLIIVPLSTLSNWVYEFDKWAPTVVKVSYKGSPQARRAFLPILRSGKFNVLLTTYEYIIKDKQVLAKLRWKYMIVDEGHRMKNHHCKLTVVLNTHYLAPRRLLLTGTPLQNKLPELWALLNFLLPTIFKSCTTFEQWFNAPFAMTGEKVDLNEEETILIIRRLHKVLRPFLLRRLKKEVESQLPEKVEYVIKCDMSALQRVLYRHMQAKGVLLTDGSEKDKKGKGGTKTLMNTIMQLRKICNHPYMFQQIEESFSEHLGFTGGVVSGPDLYRAAGKFELLDRILPKLMVTDHKVLLFCQMTSTMTIMEDYFGWRNFKYLRLDGTTKAEDRGMLLKTFNDPASQYFVFLLSTRAGGLGLNLQSADTVVIFDSDWNPHQDLQAQDRAHRIGQRNEVRVLRLCTVQSVEEKILAAAKYKLNVDQKVIQAGMFDQKSSSHERRAFLQAILEHEEQDEVGAPGGWRAGGALEEDEVPDDETVNQMIARSEEEFDQFMRMDLDRRREDARNPKRKPRLMEDDELPTWILKDDAEVERLTCEEEEEKMFGRGSRQRKEVDYSDSLTEKQWLKAIEDGNLEDLEEEVRHKKTTRKRKRDRDDMPGSATPSSSGGRSRDKDEEVKKAKKRGRPPAEKLSPNPPSLTKKMKKVVDTVIKYKDGNGRQLSEVFIQLPSRKELPEYYELIRKPVDFRKIKERIRSHKYRSLNDLEKDVMLLCSNAQTFNLEGSLIYEDSIVLQSVFTSVRQKIEKEKEEESEGEDSEEEEEEVDEGSESESRSVKVKIKLGRKEKEGRGKGQRRRGRGSRAKPVVSDDDSEEEQEEAGSASGSEED
- the LOC110538485 gene encoding transcription activator BRG1 isoform X2, which produces MSTPDPPMGGTPRPGPSPGPGPSPGAMRGPSPSPGSAHSMMGPSPGPPASGHSHPQQGPSGYPQENMHQMHKPMEGMHEKGMSDDPRYGPMKNMGMRPGGGHIGMGPPPSPMDQHSQGYPSPLGGSEHSPSPVPANGPPAGPMMPSGPGVPMEGGDPQSMGQQNRVGVPGPSGGSGPGGVGPGGPTPFNQNQLHQLRAQIMAYKMLARSQPLPDHLQMAVQGKRPMPGMQQQTGMPNMSPSSGPGAGPGQPPANYNRPHGMVGPNMPPPGPSGVPPGMQGQPTNGPPKQWPEGPMVNAAAPSSAPQKLIPPQPTGRPSPAPPSVPPAASPVMPPQTQSPGQPLQPPPMVLHQKQNRITPIQKPRGLDPVEILQEREYRLQARITHRIQELEHLPGSLAGDLRTKANIELKALRLLNFQRQLRQEVVVCMRRDTALETALNAKAYKRSKRQSLREARITEKLEKQQKIEQERKRRQKHQEYLNSILQHAKDFKEYHRSITAKLQKATKAVATYHANTEREQKKENERIEKERMRRLMAEDEEGYRKLIDQKKDKRLAYLLQQTDEYVANLTDLVRAHKADQALKDKKKKKKKKKPESGEGQPPALGPDGEPLDETSQMSDLPVKVIHVDSGKILTGLDAPRAGQLDTWLEMNPGYEVAPRSDSEDSGSEEEEEEEEEPQPSQAPTEEKKKIPDPDTEDVSEVDARYIIEGAKQDVDDEYNSAEAAFARGLQSYYAVAHAVTETVDKQSTLLVNGQLKHYQIKGLEWLVSLYNNNLNGILADEMGLGKTIQTIGLITYLMEHKRINGPFLIIVPLSTLSNWVYEFDKWAPTVVKVSYKGSPQARRAFLPILRSGKFNVLLTTYEYIIKDKQVLAKLRWKYMIVDEGHRMKNHHCKLTVVLNTHYLAPRRLLLTGTPLQNKLPELWALLNFLLPTIFKSCTTFEQWFNAPFAMTGEKVDLNEEETILIIRRLHKVLRPFLLRRLKKEVESQLPEKVEYVIKCDMSALQRVLYRHMQAKGVLLTDGSEKDKKGKGGTKTLMNTIMQLRKICNHPYMFQQIEESFSEHLGFTGGVVSGPDLYRAAGKFELLDRILPKLMVTDHKVLLFCQMTSTMTIMEDYFGWRNFKYLRLDGTTKAEDRGMLLKTFNDPASQYFVFLLSTRAGGLGLNLQSADTVVIFDSDWNPHQDLQAQDRAHRIGQRNEVRVLRLCTVQSVEEKILAAAKYKLNVDQKVIQAGMFDQKSSSHERRAFLQAILEHEEQDEVGAPGGWRAGGALEEDEVPDDETVNQMIARSEEEFDQFMRMDLDRRREDARNPKRKPRLMEDDELPTWILKDDAEVERLTCEEEEEKMFGRGSRQRKEVDYSDSLTEKQWLKAIEDGNLEDLEEEVRHKKTTRKRKRDRDDMPGSATPSSSGGRSRDKDEEVKKAKKRGRPPAEKLSPNPPSLTKKMKKVVDTVIKYKDGSNGRQLSEVFIQLPSRKELPEYYELIRKPVDFRKIKERIRSHKYRSLNDLEKDVMLLCSNAQTFNLEGSLIYEDSIVLQSVFTSVRQKIEKEKEEESEGEDSEEEEEEVDEGSESESRSVKVKIKLGRKEKEGRGKGQRRRGRGSRAKPVVSDDDSEEEQEEAGSASGSEED